The stretch of DNA ATGGACCAAAGCTGACAGAGAGCAATGACTGAGATCTATTTCAAGTTCCGCGGAAACCTGACGGGCCGTGTCCACCTTCCAACTCTGGCTACTGAAGTAGACACAACAGCAGACAAATATTCCGGCCTCTACGTGTACGTGGGATTGTTCCTCACCCTCCTGGCTCTCCTCCTgatcctgcttttctccatgCTCCTGCGCCTGAAGCACGTTGTGTCCCCCATCACCTCCCCGGAGAGCACCGAGAACGTGCAGCAGTTCACGGATGTGGAAATGCACAGCAGGATCCCCTCCACTTAGGGAGCCCACAGCAAAGAGGGCTCCGTG from Parus major isolate Abel chromosome 4A, Parus_major1.1, whole genome shotgun sequence encodes:
- the SERTM2 gene encoding serine-rich and transmembrane domain-containing 2; translated protein: MTEIYFKFRGNLTGRVHLPTLATEVDTTADKYSGLYVYVGLFLTLLALLLILLFSMLLRLKHVVSPITSPESTENVQQFTDVEMHSRIPST